The Budorcas taxicolor isolate Tak-1 chromosome 5, Takin1.1, whole genome shotgun sequence genome includes a window with the following:
- the LOC128048912 gene encoding LOW QUALITY PROTEIN: heterogeneous nuclear ribonucleoprotein A3-like (The sequence of the model RefSeq protein was modified relative to this genomic sequence to represent the inferred CDS: deleted 1 base in 1 codon) yields MEVKPPPGRPQPDSGCRRRCRGEEGHDPKEPEQLRKLFIGGLSFETTDDSLREHFEKWGTLTDCVVMRDPQTKRSRGFGFVTYSCVEEVDAAMCARPPKVDGCVVEPKRAVSREDSVKPGAHLTVKKIFVGGIKKDTEEYNLRDYFEKYGKIETIEVMEDRQSGKKRGFAFVTFDDHDTVDKIVVQKYHTINGHNCEVKKALSKQEMQSAGSQRGRGGGSGNFMGRGGNFGGGGGNFGRGGNFGGRGGYGGGGGGSRGSYGGGDDGYNGFGGDGGNYGGGPGYSSRGGYGGGGPGGYGNQGGGYGGGGGGYDGYNEGGNFGGNYGGGGNYNDFGNYSGQQQSNNGPMKGGSFGRRSSGSPYGGGYGSGGGSGGYGSRRF; encoded by the exons ATGGAGGTAAAACCGCCGCCCGGTCGCCCCCAGCCCGACTCCGGCTGTCGCCGCCGCTGCCGGGGGGAGGAGGGTCATGATCCCAAGGAACCAGAGCAGTTGAGAAAGCTGTTTATTGGTGGTTTGAGCTTTGAAACTACAGATgatagcttaagagaacattttgAGAAATGGGGCACACTTACAGATTGTGTGGTGATGAGAGATCCCCAAACAAAACGTTCCAGGGGCTTTGGTTTTGTGACTTACTCTTGTGTCGAAGAAGTGGATGCCGCAATGTGTGCTCGACCGCCCAAGGTTGATGGGTGTGTAGTGGAACCAAAGAGAGCTGTTTCTAGAGAGGATTCTGTAAAGCCTGGTGCCCATCTAACAGTGAAGAAAATTTTTGTTGGTGGTattaaaaaagatacagaagAATATAATTTGAGAGACTACTTTGAAAAGTATGGCAAGATTGAAACCATAGAAGTTATGGAAGACAGGCAGAGTGGGAAAAAGAGAGGATTTGCTTTTGTAACTTTTGATGATCATGATACAGTTGATAAAATTGTTGTTCAGAAATACCACACTATTAATGGGCATAATTGTGAAGTGAAAAAGGCCCTTTCTAAACAAGAGATGCAATCTGCTGGATCACAAAGAGGTCGTGGAGGTGGATCTGGCAACTTTATGGGTCGTGGAGGAAACTTTGGAGGTGGTGGAGGTAACTTTGGCCGTGGTGGAAACTTTGGTGGAAGAGGAGGctatggtggtggaggtggtggcagCAGAGGGAGTTATGGAGGAGGTGATGATGGATATAATGGATTTGGAGGTGATGGTGGCAACTATGGCGGTGGTCCTGGTTATAGTAGTAGAGGAGGTTACGGTGGTGGTGGACCAGGAGGATATGGAAACCAAGGTGGTGGATatggtggcggtggtggaggATATGATGGTTACAATGAAGGAGGAAATTTTGGAGGTAACTATGGTGGTGGTGGAAACTATAATGATTTTGGAAATTATAGTGGACAACAGCAGTCAAAT AATGGACCCATGAAAGGGGGTAGTTTTGGTAGAAGAAGCTCGGGCAGTCCCTATGGTGGTGGTTATGGATCTGGTGGTGGAAGTGGTGGATATGGTAGCAGAAGGTTCTAA